A part of Candidatus Binatia bacterium genomic DNA contains:
- the rplB gene encoding 50S ribosomal protein L2 (one of the primary rRNA-binding proteins; required for association of the 30S and 50S subunits to form the 70S ribosome, for tRNA binding and peptide bond formation), with amino-acid sequence DHPHGGGEGKSKGGRHPVTPWGVPTLGKRTRRKHKESNKLIVRARRRGKEGRR; translated from the coding sequence GACCATCCGCACGGCGGCGGCGAGGGCAAGTCGAAGGGAGGCCGGCACCCGGTCACCCCGTGGGGCGTGCCGACGCTCGGGAAGCGCACGCGCCGCAAGCACAAGGAGTCGAACAAGCTGATCGTCCGCGCCAGGCGGCGCGGCAAGGAGGGTCGTCGCTAG